The following DNA comes from Trichocoleus sp. FACHB-46.
GAAATCCTGAAATGTGATTAATTGGGAGGAAAGCAAATGAGCCGCATTGTTGTCACAACGTTGGGAACGCTGGGAGATCTCCATCCCATGATTGCAATCGCTCTTGAACTGCGGCAACGGGGGCATGAGGTGATG
Coding sequences within:
- a CDS encoding glycosyltransferase; this encodes MSRIVVTTLGTLGDLHPMIAIALELRQRGHEVMFVTHQVYQSKLTALNFEFHPCAPISRP